Proteins encoded by one window of Hypomesus transpacificus isolate Combined female unplaced genomic scaffold, fHypTra1 scaffold_116, whole genome shotgun sequence:
- the LOC124488021 gene encoding arf-GAP with Rho-GAP domain, ANK repeat and PH domain-containing protein 1-like isoform X2 — translation MERKVDQLRALQKCFMSMEEPVNMNNSEDADSDLSTHRNRSRSSFDEGSLYISCTRPHSLVDPGKPYSSHSPVIKTGWLDKTPPKGTLIFQKRWVTLDAEFLRYYQNEKEVFSKRFIAVSTIADVLSVGEQKFEVVTKNRTFLFRAENSAVRGEWVAVLKETIQQLCSNGKTRSPSLSDAGGDSRGEKQGYLEMNGSRSKLFIVVSADRVFLYLNSEDRSQGIGITSIDMNMGSVKSTDPRAFSLNTCYKPFSFVAETTQQRDEWVEAMQACIGRSLSSDTVVWSVWVEESNRRCADCGAEDPDWASVNLCVVICKCCAGVHRSLGQSVSKVRSLRMDEKVWTDSLVQVFVQLGNDRSNLFWASNVPPSETIRPSSNNEERQNFIKTKYCQRKYRQYHRLFGCQEDLNKALCKSVQTGDLLETMSLVFCGADVNCSTGDPDVPNPLCIAQNYGRKLLEEFLFHNLNTEFPGVQDVERVIPQVAVPIPHAGILFKIGSTTRAVTERKGKGDFSQRWCTLDKGVFKYFDGEKRAHPCGEIKMSDVQCLVVNPLGKHGYLHTFELYQISGRIHLFGADTPDSVQQWIETIAKAIVPPEAEGMASWSFERVGRLRYTEGPNPHCPRACWVAAGGSTLLVLLHGTDRPESIDLRKLQELCVQPEPGPVVLVDRGRTLRLEGDRRADFPGWANSLQQGAGRGDGPLDQQQLTGTDVPVIVDRCLGFITQYGLKSEGIYRKAGVQSKVTALLSSLCLDARRVQLTEGEHKVDDVANTVKRFLRSVREGVFDGEQASLPWLRTVALSETSRRISQYQTLLASLPPVHQATLGAVINHLYCVQCFAEENKMDAHSLSIVFGPTLFQADGTDKSAGQVVEDLVQHYQAIFDVDAEHVKRQIEMISHIITAKEDRPDEETRTICGIYLEVKEEGSELLVQVSQKTTATDVVSEVLRRRNISSQPEDYWSCFLVNDKDDMERPLHYQEQVLPVCFSLDKDCHLVIKKNDYMKTILTCTDGWVNVTRNGHVQFCEEKGQRAKGSFSKRYCVVTATSLEIYKTPKSNHPEKDCHLQALKVYCGIRKKLQPPSSWGMTVVWTQDQHEMHRWYLCCESDQELTDWLATFFFLQHHGDLWPGTS, via the exons ATGGAGCGCAAG GTGGACCAGTTGCGTGCACTTCAGAAGTGTTTTATGAGTATGGAGGAGCCTGTAAATATGAACAACTCTGAAGACGCCGACAGCGATCTgtccacacacagaaacag GAGTAGGTCATCCTTTGACGAGGGCAGTCTCTACATTTCCTGCACTCGTCCACACAGCCTTGTGGATCCTGGGAAGCCGTATTCTTCCCACTCCCCTGTCATTAAGACGGGTTGGCTGGACAAGACCCCGCCTAAGGG GACTCTGATCTTTCAAAAGCGCTGGGTGACGCTGGATGCAGAGTTCCTGAGATACTATCAAAACGAAAAG GAGGTGTTTTCGAAGCGATTCATCGCTGTCTCAACCATCGCCGATGTGCTAAGCGTCGGAGAACAGAAGTTTGAGGTGGTGACGAAGAACAGGACTTTCTTGTTCCGTGCCGAGAACAGTG cCGTCAGGGGCGAGTGGGTGGCAGTCCTTAAAGAGACCATCCAGCAGCTCTGCTCCAACGGAAAGACACGTTCTCCAAGCTTAAGTGATGCGGGAGGGGACAGTCGCGGGGAGAAGCAAGGATACCTGGAAATGAATGGGTCCCGCTCCAAACTTTTTATTGTCGTCAGTGCAGACAGAGTGTTCCTCTACCTGAACTCAGAG GACCGCAGCCAAGGGATTGGCATCACGTCCATCGACATGAACATGGGCAGCGTGAAGAGCACCGACCCACGCGCCTTCAGCCTCAACACATGCTACAAGCCCTTCAG TTTTGTGGCAGAGACAACGCAGCAGAGAGATGAGTGGGTGGAGGCCATGCAGGCCTGCATCGGCCGCTCTCTGTCCAGTGACACGGTGGTGTGGAGCGTCTGGGTCGAGGAGTCCAACCGGCGCTGTGCCGACTGTGGGGCCGAGGACCCAGACTGGGCGTCTGTCAATCTTTGCGTGGTCATCTGCAAGTGCTGTGCAG GAGTGCATAGGAGTCTTGGGCAGAGTGTATCTAAAGTCCGCAGTCTGAGGATGGATGAGAAGGTGTGGACTGACAGCCTTGTtcag GTGTTCGTCCAGCTAGGCAACGACCGCTCCAACCTGTTCTGGGCCTCAAACGTTCCGCCAAGCGAAACTATCCGTCCTTCAAGTAACAATGAGGAACGCCAAAACTTCATCAAGACCAAGTACTGCCAAAGAAAATACAGACAGTACCACCGGCTGTTTGGATGTCAGGAAGACCTCAACAAA GCTCTGTGCAAGAGTGTTCAAACAGGTGACCTGCTAGAGACAATGTCATTGGTCTTCTGCGGGGCTGACGTGAACTGCTCCACCGGAGACCCAGATGTGCCCAACCCTCTGTGCATAGCCCAGAACTATGGGCGGAAACTACTAGAAGAGTTCCTCTTTCATAACCTCAATACAG AGTTTCCGGGGGTTCAGGACGTAGAGCGGGTCATTCCGCAGGTTGCTGTCCCGATCCCCCACGCTGGGATTTTGTTCAAGATCGGCTCCACGACGCGAGCAGTCACGGAGCGCAAGGGAAAAGGAG ACTTCAGCCAACGGTGGTGCACTCTGGACAAGGGCGTCTTCAAATACTTTGACGGCGAGAAGCGTGCGCACCCATGTGGAGAGATCAAGATGAGTGACGTCCAGTGCCTCGTGGTCAATCCTTTAGGAAAACATGG CTACTTGCATACCTTTGAGCTGTACCAAATCTCTGGTCGAATACACCTGTTTGGAGCCGACACTCCCGATTCAGTGCAGCAGTGGATCGAAACCATCGCCAAG GCCATAGTGCCCCCGGAGGCGGAGGGTATGGCGAGCTGGTCCTTCGAGAGGGTGGGAAGGCTCCGCTACACCGAGGGGCCCAACCCACACTGCCCTCGAGCCTGCTGGGTGGCGGCGGGGGGCTCgaccctcctcgtcctcctccacggCACCGACAGACCAGAGAGCATCGACCTGCGCAAACTACAGGAACTCT GCGTGCAGCCGGAGCCCGGGCCTGTGGTGCTGGTGGATAGAGGCAGGACTTTGCGTTTGGAGGGGGACCGGAGGGCTGACTTCCCCGGCTGGGCGAACAGCCTCCagcagggggctgggaggggtgaCGGACCCCTGGACCAGCAACAACTGACCGGCACGGATGTCCCCGTCATCGTGGACCGGTGTCTCGGCTTCATCACACAGTACG GCTTGAAATCAGAAGGGATCTACCGCAAGGCGGGCGTGCAGTCGAAGGTGACAGCCCTGCTGTCTTCTCTGTGCCTGGACGCCCGGCGCGTTCAGCTGACGGAGGGGGAGCACAAGGTGGACGACGTGGCCAACACTGTGAAACGGTTCCTCCGGAGCGTCCGCGAGGGAGTCTTCGACGGGGAACAGGCCTCCCTGCCGTGGCTCCGAACCGTGG CTCTCAGCGAGACGAGTCGAAGGATCTCTCAATACCAGACCCTGCTCGCCAGCCTCCCCCCAGTCCACCAGGCCACCCTGGGGGCAGTCATCAACCACCTCTACTG TGTCCAGTGCTTCGCCGAGGAGAACAAGATGGACGCCCACAGCCTGTCCATCGTGTTCGGTCCCACCCTCTTCCAGGCCGACGGCACCGACAAGAGCGCCGGCCAGGTGGTGGAAGACCTCGTCCAGCACTACCAGGCCATCTTTGAC GTCGACGCGGAGCACGTTAAAAGGCAGATCGAAATGATTTCCCACATCATCACAGCCAAAGAGGACCGACCGGATGAG GAAACGCGCACTATATGTGGGATTTACCTGGAAGTGAAGGAGGAGGGATCAGAGCTGCTCGTCCAG GTGTCTCAGAAAACGACCGCTACAGACGTGGTTTCTGAGGTTCTGAGGCGGAGGAACATCTCTTCACAGCCGGAAGACTACTGGAGCTGCTTCCTGGTCAACGACAAGGATGACATGG AACGCCCTTTGCACTATCAGGAGCAAGTGCTCCCTGTATGTTTTTCACTTGACAAAGACTGCCACCTGGTGATCAAGAAAAATGACTACATGAAGACCATTTTAACATGCACGG acgGCTGGGTGAACGTCACCAGGAATGGGCACGTCCAGTTCTGCGAGGAGAAGGGCCAACGAGCCAAGGGCAGCTTCAGCAAACGCTACTGTGTCGTCACGGCCACCTCCCTTGAGATTTACAAGACCCCAAAG AGTAACCATCCGGAAAAGGATTGTCACTTGCAGGCTCTGAAGGTCTACTGTGGCATCAGGAAGAAGCTTCAGCCGCCCTCAAG CTGGGGGATGACCGTAGTGTGGACGCAAGACCAACACGAGATGCATAGATG GTATCTGTGCTGCGAATCCGATCAGGAACTGACCGACTGGTTGGCTACGTTTTTTTTCCTCCAG CACCATGGTGACCTGTGGCCAGGAACCTCCTGA
- the LOC124488021 gene encoding arf-GAP with Rho-GAP domain, ANK repeat and PH domain-containing protein 1-like isoform X1, translating to MPALKVGLQKLVDQLRALQKCFMSMEEPVNMNNSEDADSDLSTHRNRSRSSFDEGSLYISCTRPHSLVDPGKPYSSHSPVIKTGWLDKTPPKGTLIFQKRWVTLDAEFLRYYQNEKEVFSKRFIAVSTIADVLSVGEQKFEVVTKNRTFLFRAENSAVRGEWVAVLKETIQQLCSNGKTRSPSLSDAGGDSRGEKQGYLEMNGSRSKLFIVVSADRVFLYLNSEDRSQGIGITSIDMNMGSVKSTDPRAFSLNTCYKPFSFVAETTQQRDEWVEAMQACIGRSLSSDTVVWSVWVEESNRRCADCGAEDPDWASVNLCVVICKCCAGVHRSLGQSVSKVRSLRMDEKVWTDSLVQVFVQLGNDRSNLFWASNVPPSETIRPSSNNEERQNFIKTKYCQRKYRQYHRLFGCQEDLNKALCKSVQTGDLLETMSLVFCGADVNCSTGDPDVPNPLCIAQNYGRKLLEEFLFHNLNTEFPGVQDVERVIPQVAVPIPHAGILFKIGSTTRAVTERKGKGDFSQRWCTLDKGVFKYFDGEKRAHPCGEIKMSDVQCLVVNPLGKHGYLHTFELYQISGRIHLFGADTPDSVQQWIETIAKAIVPPEAEGMASWSFERVGRLRYTEGPNPHCPRACWVAAGGSTLLVLLHGTDRPESIDLRKLQELCVQPEPGPVVLVDRGRTLRLEGDRRADFPGWANSLQQGAGRGDGPLDQQQLTGTDVPVIVDRCLGFITQYGLKSEGIYRKAGVQSKVTALLSSLCLDARRVQLTEGEHKVDDVANTVKRFLRSVREGVFDGEQASLPWLRTVALSETSRRISQYQTLLASLPPVHQATLGAVINHLYCVQCFAEENKMDAHSLSIVFGPTLFQADGTDKSAGQVVEDLVQHYQAIFDVDAEHVKRQIEMISHIITAKEDRPDEETRTICGIYLEVKEEGSELLVQVSQKTTATDVVSEVLRRRNISSQPEDYWSCFLVNDKDDMERPLHYQEQVLPVCFSLDKDCHLVIKKNDYMKTILTCTDGWVNVTRNGHVQFCEEKGQRAKGSFSKRYCVVTATSLEIYKTPKSNHPEKDCHLQALKVYCGIRKKLQPPSSWGMTVVWTQDQHEMHRWYLCCESDQELTDWLATFFFLQHHGDLWPGTS from the exons ATGCCAGCATTAAAAGTTGGTCTACAGAAGTTG GTGGACCAGTTGCGTGCACTTCAGAAGTGTTTTATGAGTATGGAGGAGCCTGTAAATATGAACAACTCTGAAGACGCCGACAGCGATCTgtccacacacagaaacag GAGTAGGTCATCCTTTGACGAGGGCAGTCTCTACATTTCCTGCACTCGTCCACACAGCCTTGTGGATCCTGGGAAGCCGTATTCTTCCCACTCCCCTGTCATTAAGACGGGTTGGCTGGACAAGACCCCGCCTAAGGG GACTCTGATCTTTCAAAAGCGCTGGGTGACGCTGGATGCAGAGTTCCTGAGATACTATCAAAACGAAAAG GAGGTGTTTTCGAAGCGATTCATCGCTGTCTCAACCATCGCCGATGTGCTAAGCGTCGGAGAACAGAAGTTTGAGGTGGTGACGAAGAACAGGACTTTCTTGTTCCGTGCCGAGAACAGTG cCGTCAGGGGCGAGTGGGTGGCAGTCCTTAAAGAGACCATCCAGCAGCTCTGCTCCAACGGAAAGACACGTTCTCCAAGCTTAAGTGATGCGGGAGGGGACAGTCGCGGGGAGAAGCAAGGATACCTGGAAATGAATGGGTCCCGCTCCAAACTTTTTATTGTCGTCAGTGCAGACAGAGTGTTCCTCTACCTGAACTCAGAG GACCGCAGCCAAGGGATTGGCATCACGTCCATCGACATGAACATGGGCAGCGTGAAGAGCACCGACCCACGCGCCTTCAGCCTCAACACATGCTACAAGCCCTTCAG TTTTGTGGCAGAGACAACGCAGCAGAGAGATGAGTGGGTGGAGGCCATGCAGGCCTGCATCGGCCGCTCTCTGTCCAGTGACACGGTGGTGTGGAGCGTCTGGGTCGAGGAGTCCAACCGGCGCTGTGCCGACTGTGGGGCCGAGGACCCAGACTGGGCGTCTGTCAATCTTTGCGTGGTCATCTGCAAGTGCTGTGCAG GAGTGCATAGGAGTCTTGGGCAGAGTGTATCTAAAGTCCGCAGTCTGAGGATGGATGAGAAGGTGTGGACTGACAGCCTTGTtcag GTGTTCGTCCAGCTAGGCAACGACCGCTCCAACCTGTTCTGGGCCTCAAACGTTCCGCCAAGCGAAACTATCCGTCCTTCAAGTAACAATGAGGAACGCCAAAACTTCATCAAGACCAAGTACTGCCAAAGAAAATACAGACAGTACCACCGGCTGTTTGGATGTCAGGAAGACCTCAACAAA GCTCTGTGCAAGAGTGTTCAAACAGGTGACCTGCTAGAGACAATGTCATTGGTCTTCTGCGGGGCTGACGTGAACTGCTCCACCGGAGACCCAGATGTGCCCAACCCTCTGTGCATAGCCCAGAACTATGGGCGGAAACTACTAGAAGAGTTCCTCTTTCATAACCTCAATACAG AGTTTCCGGGGGTTCAGGACGTAGAGCGGGTCATTCCGCAGGTTGCTGTCCCGATCCCCCACGCTGGGATTTTGTTCAAGATCGGCTCCACGACGCGAGCAGTCACGGAGCGCAAGGGAAAAGGAG ACTTCAGCCAACGGTGGTGCACTCTGGACAAGGGCGTCTTCAAATACTTTGACGGCGAGAAGCGTGCGCACCCATGTGGAGAGATCAAGATGAGTGACGTCCAGTGCCTCGTGGTCAATCCTTTAGGAAAACATGG CTACTTGCATACCTTTGAGCTGTACCAAATCTCTGGTCGAATACACCTGTTTGGAGCCGACACTCCCGATTCAGTGCAGCAGTGGATCGAAACCATCGCCAAG GCCATAGTGCCCCCGGAGGCGGAGGGTATGGCGAGCTGGTCCTTCGAGAGGGTGGGAAGGCTCCGCTACACCGAGGGGCCCAACCCACACTGCCCTCGAGCCTGCTGGGTGGCGGCGGGGGGCTCgaccctcctcgtcctcctccacggCACCGACAGACCAGAGAGCATCGACCTGCGCAAACTACAGGAACTCT GCGTGCAGCCGGAGCCCGGGCCTGTGGTGCTGGTGGATAGAGGCAGGACTTTGCGTTTGGAGGGGGACCGGAGGGCTGACTTCCCCGGCTGGGCGAACAGCCTCCagcagggggctgggaggggtgaCGGACCCCTGGACCAGCAACAACTGACCGGCACGGATGTCCCCGTCATCGTGGACCGGTGTCTCGGCTTCATCACACAGTACG GCTTGAAATCAGAAGGGATCTACCGCAAGGCGGGCGTGCAGTCGAAGGTGACAGCCCTGCTGTCTTCTCTGTGCCTGGACGCCCGGCGCGTTCAGCTGACGGAGGGGGAGCACAAGGTGGACGACGTGGCCAACACTGTGAAACGGTTCCTCCGGAGCGTCCGCGAGGGAGTCTTCGACGGGGAACAGGCCTCCCTGCCGTGGCTCCGAACCGTGG CTCTCAGCGAGACGAGTCGAAGGATCTCTCAATACCAGACCCTGCTCGCCAGCCTCCCCCCAGTCCACCAGGCCACCCTGGGGGCAGTCATCAACCACCTCTACTG TGTCCAGTGCTTCGCCGAGGAGAACAAGATGGACGCCCACAGCCTGTCCATCGTGTTCGGTCCCACCCTCTTCCAGGCCGACGGCACCGACAAGAGCGCCGGCCAGGTGGTGGAAGACCTCGTCCAGCACTACCAGGCCATCTTTGAC GTCGACGCGGAGCACGTTAAAAGGCAGATCGAAATGATTTCCCACATCATCACAGCCAAAGAGGACCGACCGGATGAG GAAACGCGCACTATATGTGGGATTTACCTGGAAGTGAAGGAGGAGGGATCAGAGCTGCTCGTCCAG GTGTCTCAGAAAACGACCGCTACAGACGTGGTTTCTGAGGTTCTGAGGCGGAGGAACATCTCTTCACAGCCGGAAGACTACTGGAGCTGCTTCCTGGTCAACGACAAGGATGACATGG AACGCCCTTTGCACTATCAGGAGCAAGTGCTCCCTGTATGTTTTTCACTTGACAAAGACTGCCACCTGGTGATCAAGAAAAATGACTACATGAAGACCATTTTAACATGCACGG acgGCTGGGTGAACGTCACCAGGAATGGGCACGTCCAGTTCTGCGAGGAGAAGGGCCAACGAGCCAAGGGCAGCTTCAGCAAACGCTACTGTGTCGTCACGGCCACCTCCCTTGAGATTTACAAGACCCCAAAG AGTAACCATCCGGAAAAGGATTGTCACTTGCAGGCTCTGAAGGTCTACTGTGGCATCAGGAAGAAGCTTCAGCCGCCCTCAAG CTGGGGGATGACCGTAGTGTGGACGCAAGACCAACACGAGATGCATAGATG GTATCTGTGCTGCGAATCCGATCAGGAACTGACCGACTGGTTGGCTACGTTTTTTTTCCTCCAG CACCATGGTGACCTGTGGCCAGGAACCTCCTGA
- the LOC124488021 gene encoding arf-GAP with Rho-GAP domain, ANK repeat and PH domain-containing protein 1-like isoform X3 produces MPALKVGLQKLVDQLRALQKCFMSMEEPVNMNNSEDADSDLSTHRNRSRSSFDEGSLYISCTRPHSLVDPGKPYSSHSPVIKTGWLDKTPPKGTLIFQKRWVTLDAEFLRYYQNEKEVFSKRFIAVSTIADVLSVGEQKFEVVTKNRTFLFRAENSAVRGEWVAVLKETIQQLCSNGKTRSPSLSDAGGDSRGEKQGYLEMNGSRSKLFIVVSADRVFLYLNSEDRSQGIGITSIDMNMGSVKSTDPRAFSLNTCYKPFSFVAETTQQRDEWVEAMQACIGRSLSSDTVVWSVWVEESNRRCADCGAEDPDWASVNLCVVICKCCAGVHRSLGQSVSKVRSLRMDEKVWTDSLVQVFVQLGNDRSNLFWASNVPPSETIRPSSNNEERQNFIKTKYCQRKYRQYHRLFGCQEDLNKALCKSVQTGDLLETMSLVFCGADVNCSTGDPDVPNPLCIAQNYGRKLLEEFLFHNLNTEFPGVQDVERVIPQVAVPIPHAGILFKIGSTTRAVTERKGKGDFSQRWCTLDKGVFKYFDGEKRAHPCGEIKMSDVQCLVVNPLGKHGYLHTFELYQISGRIHLFGADTPDSVQQWIETIAKAIVPPEAEGMASWSFERVGRLRYTEGPNPHCPRACWVAAGGSTLLVLLHGTDRPESIDLRKLQELCVQPEPGPVVLVDRGRTLRLEGDRRADFPGWANSLQQGAGRGDGPLDQQQLTGTDVPVIVDRCLGFITQYGLKSEGIYRKAGVQSKVTALLSSLCLDARRVQLTEGEHKVDDVANTVKRFLRSVREGVFDGEQASLPWLRTVALSETSRRISQYQTLLASLPPVHQATLGAVINHLYCVQCFAEENKMDAHSLSIVFGPTLFQADGTDKSAGQVVEDLVQHYQAIFDVDAEHVKRQIEMISHIITAKEDRPDEETRTICGIYLEVKEEGSELLVQVSQKTTATDVVSEVLRRRNISSQPEDYWSCFLVNDKDDMDGWVNVTRNGHVQFCEEKGQRAKGSFSKRYCVVTATSLEIYKTPKSNHPEKDCHLQALKVYCGIRKKLQPPSSWGMTVVWTQDQHEMHRWYLCCESDQELTDWLATFFFLQHHGDLWPGTS; encoded by the exons ATGCCAGCATTAAAAGTTGGTCTACAGAAGTTG GTGGACCAGTTGCGTGCACTTCAGAAGTGTTTTATGAGTATGGAGGAGCCTGTAAATATGAACAACTCTGAAGACGCCGACAGCGATCTgtccacacacagaaacag GAGTAGGTCATCCTTTGACGAGGGCAGTCTCTACATTTCCTGCACTCGTCCACACAGCCTTGTGGATCCTGGGAAGCCGTATTCTTCCCACTCCCCTGTCATTAAGACGGGTTGGCTGGACAAGACCCCGCCTAAGGG GACTCTGATCTTTCAAAAGCGCTGGGTGACGCTGGATGCAGAGTTCCTGAGATACTATCAAAACGAAAAG GAGGTGTTTTCGAAGCGATTCATCGCTGTCTCAACCATCGCCGATGTGCTAAGCGTCGGAGAACAGAAGTTTGAGGTGGTGACGAAGAACAGGACTTTCTTGTTCCGTGCCGAGAACAGTG cCGTCAGGGGCGAGTGGGTGGCAGTCCTTAAAGAGACCATCCAGCAGCTCTGCTCCAACGGAAAGACACGTTCTCCAAGCTTAAGTGATGCGGGAGGGGACAGTCGCGGGGAGAAGCAAGGATACCTGGAAATGAATGGGTCCCGCTCCAAACTTTTTATTGTCGTCAGTGCAGACAGAGTGTTCCTCTACCTGAACTCAGAG GACCGCAGCCAAGGGATTGGCATCACGTCCATCGACATGAACATGGGCAGCGTGAAGAGCACCGACCCACGCGCCTTCAGCCTCAACACATGCTACAAGCCCTTCAG TTTTGTGGCAGAGACAACGCAGCAGAGAGATGAGTGGGTGGAGGCCATGCAGGCCTGCATCGGCCGCTCTCTGTCCAGTGACACGGTGGTGTGGAGCGTCTGGGTCGAGGAGTCCAACCGGCGCTGTGCCGACTGTGGGGCCGAGGACCCAGACTGGGCGTCTGTCAATCTTTGCGTGGTCATCTGCAAGTGCTGTGCAG GAGTGCATAGGAGTCTTGGGCAGAGTGTATCTAAAGTCCGCAGTCTGAGGATGGATGAGAAGGTGTGGACTGACAGCCTTGTtcag GTGTTCGTCCAGCTAGGCAACGACCGCTCCAACCTGTTCTGGGCCTCAAACGTTCCGCCAAGCGAAACTATCCGTCCTTCAAGTAACAATGAGGAACGCCAAAACTTCATCAAGACCAAGTACTGCCAAAGAAAATACAGACAGTACCACCGGCTGTTTGGATGTCAGGAAGACCTCAACAAA GCTCTGTGCAAGAGTGTTCAAACAGGTGACCTGCTAGAGACAATGTCATTGGTCTTCTGCGGGGCTGACGTGAACTGCTCCACCGGAGACCCAGATGTGCCCAACCCTCTGTGCATAGCCCAGAACTATGGGCGGAAACTACTAGAAGAGTTCCTCTTTCATAACCTCAATACAG AGTTTCCGGGGGTTCAGGACGTAGAGCGGGTCATTCCGCAGGTTGCTGTCCCGATCCCCCACGCTGGGATTTTGTTCAAGATCGGCTCCACGACGCGAGCAGTCACGGAGCGCAAGGGAAAAGGAG ACTTCAGCCAACGGTGGTGCACTCTGGACAAGGGCGTCTTCAAATACTTTGACGGCGAGAAGCGTGCGCACCCATGTGGAGAGATCAAGATGAGTGACGTCCAGTGCCTCGTGGTCAATCCTTTAGGAAAACATGG CTACTTGCATACCTTTGAGCTGTACCAAATCTCTGGTCGAATACACCTGTTTGGAGCCGACACTCCCGATTCAGTGCAGCAGTGGATCGAAACCATCGCCAAG GCCATAGTGCCCCCGGAGGCGGAGGGTATGGCGAGCTGGTCCTTCGAGAGGGTGGGAAGGCTCCGCTACACCGAGGGGCCCAACCCACACTGCCCTCGAGCCTGCTGGGTGGCGGCGGGGGGCTCgaccctcctcgtcctcctccacggCACCGACAGACCAGAGAGCATCGACCTGCGCAAACTACAGGAACTCT GCGTGCAGCCGGAGCCCGGGCCTGTGGTGCTGGTGGATAGAGGCAGGACTTTGCGTTTGGAGGGGGACCGGAGGGCTGACTTCCCCGGCTGGGCGAACAGCCTCCagcagggggctgggaggggtgaCGGACCCCTGGACCAGCAACAACTGACCGGCACGGATGTCCCCGTCATCGTGGACCGGTGTCTCGGCTTCATCACACAGTACG GCTTGAAATCAGAAGGGATCTACCGCAAGGCGGGCGTGCAGTCGAAGGTGACAGCCCTGCTGTCTTCTCTGTGCCTGGACGCCCGGCGCGTTCAGCTGACGGAGGGGGAGCACAAGGTGGACGACGTGGCCAACACTGTGAAACGGTTCCTCCGGAGCGTCCGCGAGGGAGTCTTCGACGGGGAACAGGCCTCCCTGCCGTGGCTCCGAACCGTGG CTCTCAGCGAGACGAGTCGAAGGATCTCTCAATACCAGACCCTGCTCGCCAGCCTCCCCCCAGTCCACCAGGCCACCCTGGGGGCAGTCATCAACCACCTCTACTG TGTCCAGTGCTTCGCCGAGGAGAACAAGATGGACGCCCACAGCCTGTCCATCGTGTTCGGTCCCACCCTCTTCCAGGCCGACGGCACCGACAAGAGCGCCGGCCAGGTGGTGGAAGACCTCGTCCAGCACTACCAGGCCATCTTTGAC GTCGACGCGGAGCACGTTAAAAGGCAGATCGAAATGATTTCCCACATCATCACAGCCAAAGAGGACCGACCGGATGAG GAAACGCGCACTATATGTGGGATTTACCTGGAAGTGAAGGAGGAGGGATCAGAGCTGCTCGTCCAG GTGTCTCAGAAAACGACCGCTACAGACGTGGTTTCTGAGGTTCTGAGGCGGAGGAACATCTCTTCACAGCCGGAAGACTACTGGAGCTGCTTCCTGGTCAACGACAAGGATGACATGG acgGCTGGGTGAACGTCACCAGGAATGGGCACGTCCAGTTCTGCGAGGAGAAGGGCCAACGAGCCAAGGGCAGCTTCAGCAAACGCTACTGTGTCGTCACGGCCACCTCCCTTGAGATTTACAAGACCCCAAAG AGTAACCATCCGGAAAAGGATTGTCACTTGCAGGCTCTGAAGGTCTACTGTGGCATCAGGAAGAAGCTTCAGCCGCCCTCAAG CTGGGGGATGACCGTAGTGTGGACGCAAGACCAACACGAGATGCATAGATG GTATCTGTGCTGCGAATCCGATCAGGAACTGACCGACTGGTTGGCTACGTTTTTTTTCCTCCAG CACCATGGTGACCTGTGGCCAGGAACCTCCTGA